In one Bacillus thuringiensis genomic region, the following are encoded:
- a CDS encoding zinc metallopeptidase, which translates to MMFYLIYFAIIMIIPLYAQSRVRSAYSKYSQVYSTSGMTGAEVARKILDENGLYNVAVEETPGHLSDHYDPTAKTVRLSTDNYYGHSVAGTAVAAHEVGHAIQDAKDYKFMRVRHSLVPVANFGSNMSWIFVLIGIFAQMSGLLLLGIILMAAGVVFQLVTLPVEFDASKRAMQQIEALGIVSTDEYGQARKVLNAAALTYVAAAAVAVFELLRLVLMYTGMQRSDD; encoded by the coding sequence ATGATGTTTTATTTAATTTACTTCGCGATCATAATGATCATACCGTTGTATGCACAGTCAAGAGTACGTAGTGCCTATAGCAAGTATTCACAAGTTTATTCAACATCAGGTATGACAGGAGCGGAAGTGGCTCGAAAAATTTTAGATGAAAATGGATTATACAACGTAGCTGTAGAAGAAACACCAGGTCATTTATCAGACCATTATGATCCAACCGCTAAGACGGTTCGATTATCAACAGATAACTATTATGGACATTCAGTTGCTGGTACAGCAGTTGCAGCACACGAAGTAGGACACGCAATTCAAGATGCAAAAGATTATAAATTTATGCGCGTTCGTCATTCGTTAGTGCCAGTTGCAAACTTTGGTTCGAATATGTCTTGGATTTTCGTCCTAATCGGTATATTTGCACAAATGTCTGGTTTGTTGTTATTAGGTATCATTTTAATGGCAGCAGGTGTTGTGTTCCAGCTCGTTACATTGCCAGTTGAGTTTGATGCGTCAAAGCGCGCAATGCAACAAATTGAAGCGCTAGGTATTGTATCAACAGATGAATATGGGCAAGCTCGTAAAGTATTAAATGCGGCAGCATTAACATATGTAGCAGCTGCAGCTGTAGCGGTATTTGAATTATTACGTCTCGTATTAATGTATACTGGTATGCAGCGTAGCGACGACTAA
- the ypjB gene encoding sporulation protein YpjB: protein MKRTLIGLIAFLIIMFPLRIYAEEWNELTGLLDDSLQLVKRNEDEKAVQVLQHFSEQFLIKGNEKKQEVTPDQVRVISLAYDKAQQSLSEEGLGKQAKIDNVLALQLAVDAQVSKYQPLWMERERKVMDAFSQMEKAMEKEDAGQFQQTLNTFLNEFNIIYPSLMIALPENEVQRVNVHLSYLDEFRNVMLKTKGGQMQLGIIKGDLQKIFHTVKKDEIAPSLIWFMTITGGLILFTLTYVGWRKYKGEREKRKSNVHSKNR from the coding sequence ATGAAGAGAACATTAATTGGATTGATAGCATTTCTAATTATAATGTTTCCGTTACGTATATATGCTGAAGAGTGGAATGAGCTAACAGGGTTGTTAGACGATTCGTTACAGTTAGTGAAGCGTAATGAAGATGAAAAAGCGGTACAAGTATTACAACATTTCTCGGAGCAGTTTTTAATAAAGGGGAATGAAAAGAAGCAGGAAGTAACACCAGATCAAGTTAGAGTTATTTCTTTAGCTTACGATAAGGCGCAACAATCGCTCTCTGAAGAAGGTTTAGGTAAGCAAGCTAAAATTGATAATGTGCTGGCATTACAACTTGCTGTTGATGCACAAGTATCGAAATATCAACCACTTTGGATGGAAAGAGAAAGGAAAGTAATGGATGCCTTTTCTCAAATGGAAAAAGCGATGGAAAAAGAAGATGCTGGGCAGTTTCAACAAACGTTAAATACGTTTTTAAATGAATTCAATATTATTTATCCAAGCTTAATGATTGCTTTGCCAGAAAACGAGGTTCAGCGTGTAAATGTTCATTTATCTTATTTAGATGAATTTCGTAACGTTATGTTAAAAACGAAAGGCGGCCAAATGCAATTAGGGATTATTAAAGGGGATTTGCAAAAGATATTTCACACAGTAAAAAAAGATGAAATTGCACCCTCTCTCATTTGGTTTATGACAATTACTGGGGGACTTATTTTATTCACATTAACTTATGTTGGATGGAGAAAGTATAAAGGAGAGAGAGAAAAAAGAAAAAGTAATGTACATTCTAAAAATAGATAA
- the bshB1 gene encoding bacillithiol biosynthesis deacetylase BshB1, with protein MSGLHILAFGAHADDVEIGMAGTIAKYTKQGYEVGICDLTEADLSSNGTIELRKEEAKVAARIMGVKTRLNLAMPDRGLYMKEEYIREIVKVIRTYKPKLVFAPYYEDRHPDHANCAKLVEEAIFSAGIRKYMPELSPHRVESFYNYMINGFHKPNFCIDISEYLSIKVEALEAYESQFSTGSDGVKTPLTEGYVETVIAREKMFGKEVGVLYAEGFMSKKPVLLHADLLGGCK; from the coding sequence ATGAGTGGATTACATATATTAGCGTTTGGTGCTCATGCCGATGATGTTGAAATCGGCATGGCTGGTACCATCGCTAAATATACAAAGCAAGGGTATGAAGTAGGTATTTGTGATTTAACAGAAGCTGATCTTTCTTCAAATGGAACGATAGAGTTGAGAAAAGAAGAAGCGAAGGTCGCAGCTCGTATAATGGGAGTAAAAACGAGGCTGAATTTAGCGATGCCAGACCGTGGTTTGTATATGAAAGAAGAGTATATACGTGAAATTGTCAAGGTGATCCGTACATATAAACCAAAACTAGTTTTTGCGCCGTACTATGAAGATCGCCATCCAGATCATGCAAATTGTGCAAAGCTTGTGGAAGAGGCTATTTTTTCAGCAGGAATCCGTAAATATATGCCGGAACTTTCACCACATCGTGTGGAGTCTTTTTATAATTATATGATTAATGGTTTTCATAAACCGAATTTTTGTATAGATATAAGTGAGTACCTCTCTATAAAGGTGGAAGCATTAGAAGCGTATGAAAGTCAGTTTTCAACAGGGAGCGATGGTGTTAAGACACCGTTAACAGAAGGTTACGTTGAAACTGTGATCGCTCGTGAGAAGATGTTTGGAAAAGAAGTTGGAGTCTTGTATGCCGAGGGATTTATGAGTAAGAAACCGGTTTTATTACATGCTGATTTATTAGGGGGATGTAAATGA
- the panC gene encoding pantoate--beta-alanine ligase, protein MKIVTTVQEMQQITNELRASGKSIGFVPTMGYLHEGHATLLRKAREENEIVVLSVFVNPLQFGPNEDLDRYPRDIDRDENVAKENGVDYLFYPSVEEMYPAEQTTTVEVVKRTDVLCGKQRPGHFAGVATVLMKLFNITLPMRAYFGMKDAQQVAVIEGFVTDFNIPVTIVPVDIVREEDGLAKSSRNVYLSQDEREEALHLYRSLCIAKERIEAGERNPEIITNLVKEYIETHTKGTVDYVDLYAYPSLTMVEKVEGRIILAIAVKFENVRLIDNITLTVK, encoded by the coding sequence ATGAAAATCGTAACTACAGTGCAAGAGATGCAGCAAATTACAAACGAACTTCGTGCAAGTGGAAAGAGTATTGGTTTTGTTCCAACAATGGGTTATTTACATGAAGGCCATGCTACTTTATTACGTAAGGCAAGAGAAGAAAATGAAATTGTAGTTTTAAGTGTATTTGTAAACCCACTACAATTTGGCCCAAATGAAGATTTAGATCGATATCCTCGTGATATTGATAGAGATGAAAATGTAGCAAAAGAAAACGGTGTAGATTATTTATTTTATCCGAGTGTAGAAGAAATGTATCCAGCAGAACAAACGACAACAGTTGAAGTTGTAAAGCGTACCGATGTATTATGTGGCAAACAAAGACCTGGTCATTTTGCTGGTGTTGCAACTGTACTAATGAAACTATTTAATATTACGCTGCCAATGCGTGCTTATTTCGGTATGAAAGATGCTCAACAAGTTGCTGTCATTGAAGGATTTGTAACTGATTTCAATATTCCAGTTACAATCGTACCAGTTGATATTGTAAGGGAAGAAGATGGTTTAGCGAAAAGTTCTCGTAACGTGTACCTATCACAAGATGAACGTGAAGAAGCTCTTCATTTATACCGAAGCCTATGTATAGCGAAAGAAAGAATTGAGGCAGGTGAACGTAATCCGGAAATCATTACAAATCTTGTGAAAGAGTATATTGAGACGCATACGAAAGGCACTGTAGATTATGTGGATTTATATGCATATCCGTCATTAACAATGGTAGAGAAAGTCGAAGGAAGGATCATTTTAGCTATTGCAGTTAAGTTTGAAAATGTAAGATTAATTGACAATATAACATTAACGGTTAAATAA
- the mgsA gene encoding methylglyoxal synthase, giving the protein MKIALIAHDKKKNDMVSFAYAYKPIFEQHELFATGTTGLRIMEATGLVVTRYQSGPLGGDQEIGAMIAKNDLDMVIFFRDPLTAQPHEPDVNALLRLCDVYAIPLATNMASAEMLMHALERGDLDYRKLRK; this is encoded by the coding sequence ATGAAAATTGCCTTAATCGCACATGACAAAAAGAAAAATGATATGGTTTCGTTTGCATACGCATATAAACCAATTTTTGAACAACATGAATTATTTGCAACAGGAACGACAGGGCTTCGTATTATGGAAGCGACTGGATTAGTTGTAACAAGATATCAATCTGGCCCTCTTGGTGGAGATCAAGAAATTGGTGCAATGATTGCAAAGAACGATTTAGATATGGTGATTTTCTTCCGCGATCCATTAACAGCACAGCCGCATGAACCGGATGTGAATGCATTGCTTCGTTTATGTGATGTATATGCGATTCCACTTGCAACGAATATGGCAAGTGCTGAAATGTTAATGCACGCATTAGAGCGAGGAGATTTAGATTATCGTAAGTTAAGAAAATGA
- a CDS encoding CCA tRNA nucleotidyltransferase yields MERFKKASSIIETLKQQGHEAYFVGGSVRDLIIDRPIGDIDIATSALPEEVMAIFPRNVPVGLEHGTVIVVENGEPYEVTTFRTESEYEDFRRPSSVQFVRSLEEDLKRRDFTMNAIAMTEEGKMVDLFAGQEAIQQREIVTVGNAADRFQEDALRMMRGIRFVSTLGFSLEMKTKQAIETHGHLLEHIAIERITVEFEKLLTGTYCVKGLKELVETKLFSHLPYLQMSEERLLKATQYKWDSFETDIEAWAFFLYCIGEEHPSVFLRQWKFSNKKIKDIVAVLLAIRTRKEKDWDTVLLYKTGIHIAEMAERVYEAMIESYNPTSVERVQSMFHALPIQERQEMNVTGNDLLNWANKKPGPWVAEMLQKIEEAIVQGNVVNEKERIREWLQGCNLL; encoded by the coding sequence ATGGAAAGATTTAAAAAAGCTAGTTCTATTATTGAGACATTAAAGCAACAAGGACATGAGGCTTACTTTGTTGGTGGGAGCGTACGAGATCTTATTATCGATAGGCCGATTGGAGATATTGATATTGCGACATCTGCTCTACCAGAAGAAGTGATGGCTATATTCCCAAGAAATGTTCCTGTTGGTCTTGAGCATGGAACTGTAATTGTTGTAGAAAATGGTGAGCCTTATGAGGTAACTACTTTTCGAACAGAAAGCGAATATGAAGATTTTCGAAGACCTAGTAGTGTTCAATTTGTTCGTTCATTAGAAGAGGATTTAAAACGTCGTGATTTCACGATGAATGCAATTGCTATGACAGAAGAAGGCAAAATGGTTGATTTATTTGCTGGACAGGAAGCCATTCAACAGAGAGAAATTGTGACAGTTGGAAATGCTGCGGATCGTTTTCAAGAAGATGCCCTGCGAATGATGCGTGGTATTCGGTTTGTAAGCACGTTAGGTTTTTCATTAGAAATGAAAACGAAGCAAGCGATTGAAACGCATGGGCATTTGCTAGAACATATAGCAATTGAGCGTATTACAGTAGAGTTTGAGAAACTGTTAACTGGTACATATTGTGTGAAAGGTCTCAAAGAATTAGTAGAGACGAAGCTATTTTCTCATTTGCCATATTTACAAATGTCAGAAGAGAGACTGTTAAAAGCTACGCAGTATAAATGGGATTCTTTCGAAACGGATATTGAGGCGTGGGCATTTTTCTTATATTGTATCGGAGAAGAACATCCATCTGTCTTTTTACGTCAATGGAAGTTTTCGAATAAAAAAATAAAAGATATTGTTGCAGTTTTATTGGCAATTCGTACTAGAAAGGAGAAGGATTGGGATACAGTCCTTCTTTATAAAACGGGAATTCATATCGCTGAAATGGCAGAGAGAGTATATGAAGCGATGATTGAAAGCTATAATCCTACATCTGTTGAACGAGTACAATCAATGTTTCATGCATTGCCAATCCAGGAGCGTCAAGAAATGAATGTGACTGGTAATGATTTATTAAACTGGGCAAACAAAAAGCCTGGTCCGTGGGTTGCTGAAATGCTTCAGAAAATCGAAGAAGCAATCGTACAAGGAAACGTAGTTAATGAGAAAGAGCGTATAAGGGAGTGGCTGCAAGGATGCAATCTACTATAA
- the bshA gene encoding N-acetyl-alpha-D-glucosaminyl L-malate synthase BshA → MKLKIGITCYPSVGGSGVVGTELGKQLAERGHEIHFITSGLPFRLNKVYPNIYFHEVTVNQYSVFQYPPYDLALASKMAEVAQRENLDILHVHYAIPHAICAYLAKQMIGERIKIVTTLHGTDITVLGSDPSLNNLIRFGIEQSDVVTAVSHSLINETHELVKPSKEIQTVYNFIDERVYFKRNMSQLKKEYGISESEKVLIHISNFRKVKRVQDVVQAFAKIVKEVDAKLLLVGDGPEFCTILQIVKNLHIEDRVLFLGKQDNVAELLAMSDLMLLLSEKESFGLVLLEAMACGVPCIGTRVGGIPEVIQHGETGYLCEVGDTTGVANQAIQLLKDEELHRNMGERARESVYEQFRSEKIVSQYETIYYDVLRDDKNGKI, encoded by the coding sequence ATGAAATTAAAAATAGGTATTACATGTTATCCTTCTGTAGGTGGTTCTGGAGTTGTTGGAACAGAATTAGGAAAGCAATTGGCGGAACGTGGGCATGAAATTCACTTTATTACATCGGGTTTACCATTCCGGTTAAATAAAGTATATCCAAACATTTATTTTCATGAAGTGACGGTAAATCAATACTCTGTATTTCAATATCCACCATACGATTTAGCGTTAGCAAGTAAAATGGCCGAGGTTGCACAAAGAGAAAACTTAGACATTTTACATGTGCATTACGCAATACCACATGCAATTTGTGCATATTTAGCAAAACAAATGATCGGAGAGCGTATTAAAATTGTTACAACCTTACATGGAACAGATATTACTGTGTTAGGTTCCGACCCTTCGTTAAATAATTTAATTCGTTTTGGTATTGAGCAATCAGATGTTGTCACTGCTGTCTCGCATTCATTAATTAATGAAACACATGAGCTTGTAAAACCAAGTAAAGAAATTCAAACGGTATATAACTTTATAGACGAACGTGTATATTTCAAGCGTAATATGTCTCAATTAAAGAAAGAATATGGTATAAGTGAGAGTGAAAAAGTACTTATTCATATTTCGAATTTCCGTAAAGTGAAACGTGTGCAGGATGTTGTTCAGGCATTTGCTAAAATTGTTAAAGAAGTAGATGCGAAGTTGCTTCTTGTTGGAGACGGACCAGAATTCTGTACGATTTTACAGATAGTGAAAAATTTACATATTGAAGATCGCGTTTTATTCTTAGGGAAGCAAGATAATGTTGCAGAACTACTCGCGATGAGTGATTTAATGTTGCTTCTATCAGAGAAGGAAAGTTTTGGTCTTGTTTTATTAGAAGCAATGGCGTGTGGTGTACCTTGTATCGGAACGCGGGTTGGAGGTATTCCAGAGGTTATTCAACACGGGGAAACAGGATATTTATGTGAAGTTGGCGATACAACAGGAGTGGCAAATCAAGCTATTCAGCTATTAAAGGACGAGGAACTTCACCGTAATATGGGAGAGCGAGCAAGAGAAAGTGTTTATGAGCAATTTCGCTCAGAAAAAATTGTTTCACAATATGAAACGATTTACTATGACGTACTAAGGGATGACAAAAATGGAAAGATTTAA
- a CDS encoding biotin--[acetyl-CoA-carboxylase] ligase, which translates to MQSTIRKQLLQVFSEADGEFVSGQTISDKLGCSRTAVWKHMEDLRSEGYELEAVRRLGYRIASKPDKVTANEIQLGLQTKRIGRTVYFEETVESTQHIAAKLAYEGAEEGTVVVAEEQTAGRGRLSRKWHSPKGTGIWMSIILRPSIPVHHAPQLTLLAAVSVAQAIEKCTGVNVGIKWPNDILIQGKKAVGILTEMQADPDKINAVIMGIGINANQKQEHFDEEIQHIATSLAIESGKPIVRAELMQQIYLQLEKLYEEYLQNGFSVIKILWESYAVSIGKEITARTMRETITGVAKGITEDGVLLLEDHEGKVHHIHSADIEIK; encoded by the coding sequence ATGCAATCTACTATAAGAAAGCAGTTATTGCAAGTTTTTTCTGAAGCGGATGGCGAGTTTGTATCCGGCCAAACAATTAGTGATAAACTTGGTTGTTCAAGAACTGCTGTGTGGAAACATATGGAGGATCTCCGGAGTGAGGGATATGAACTTGAAGCTGTGCGCCGATTAGGTTACCGAATTGCAAGTAAGCCAGACAAAGTGACTGCTAATGAAATTCAGTTAGGGCTACAAACGAAGCGAATTGGTAGAACAGTGTATTTTGAAGAAACTGTTGAATCAACGCAGCACATTGCAGCAAAACTTGCTTATGAAGGTGCAGAAGAAGGAACTGTCGTTGTAGCAGAAGAACAAACAGCGGGAAGAGGTCGTTTAAGCAGAAAATGGCATTCACCAAAAGGAACAGGGATTTGGATGAGTATTATTTTACGCCCATCAATCCCAGTTCATCATGCACCGCAACTTACTTTGTTAGCGGCTGTTAGTGTTGCACAGGCAATTGAAAAATGTACAGGTGTAAACGTAGGAATAAAATGGCCAAATGATATTTTAATTCAAGGTAAAAAGGCTGTAGGTATATTAACAGAAATGCAAGCGGATCCTGATAAAATTAATGCTGTCATTATGGGCATCGGTATTAATGCGAATCAAAAGCAAGAACATTTTGATGAAGAAATTCAGCACATTGCTACTTCATTAGCGATTGAATCAGGTAAGCCGATTGTTCGTGCAGAACTTATGCAACAAATCTATTTACAACTAGAAAAATTATATGAAGAGTATTTACAAAATGGTTTCTCTGTCATTAAAATTCTTTGGGAAAGTTACGCTGTGAGCATCGGGAAAGAAATTACCGCTCGAACAATGAGAGAGACGATTACGGGTGTAGCAAAAGGAATTACAGAGGATGGTGTATTGCTTCTAGAAGACCATGAAGGAAAAGTACATCATATTCATTCTGCAGATATCGAAATTAAGTAA
- a CDS encoding uracil-DNA glycosylase, with product MKYPDHLVKQVQERSAPYQLEGFLSGQGPENPKFMLLGEAPGETEIHNGIPFSGRAGKQLMDFLERIDVTREEVYITSAVRSRPYKWREKKERNGEVMQKKYNRTPNQGEIVAHAPLLDYELEKINPKLIVTLGNIGLQRLTGKNKKITDVHGQLLKQPIQKLKDMQSAEFTWSEKEYEVFPTFHPASIFYNRGLLELIYEDLEKLKRIVIKN from the coding sequence ATGAAATATCCAGACCATTTAGTAAAACAAGTGCAAGAGCGCAGTGCTCCTTATCAACTAGAAGGTTTTTTAAGTGGACAAGGTCCTGAAAATCCCAAATTTATGTTATTAGGAGAAGCGCCTGGTGAAACAGAAATTCATAATGGGATTCCGTTTAGCGGGAGGGCGGGGAAACAATTAATGGATTTTTTAGAGCGTATTGATGTTACAAGGGAAGAAGTATATATTACGAGCGCTGTTCGGAGTAGACCTTATAAATGGCGAGAGAAAAAAGAACGAAATGGTGAAGTCATGCAAAAAAAATATAATAGAACGCCAAATCAGGGAGAAATAGTTGCCCATGCGCCTTTGTTAGATTATGAATTAGAGAAAATAAATCCGAAGCTTATCGTCACGCTTGGAAATATCGGTCTTCAACGTTTAACAGGAAAAAATAAAAAAATCACAGATGTACACGGGCAATTATTAAAACAGCCCATTCAAAAATTAAAGGATATGCAAAGTGCAGAGTTTACATGGTCAGAGAAAGAATACGAAGTTTTTCCGACTTTTCATCCAGCTTCCATTTTTTATAATCGGGGTTTATTGGAGCTTATTTATGAGGATTTAGAGAAGCTTAAAAGAATTGTAATAAAAAACTAG
- a CDS encoding nucleotide pyrophosphohydrolase, with protein sequence MEAKTMKDMQKEVDAYIGQFKEGYFSPLAMMARLTEEMGELAREVNHYYGEKPKKTTEKERSIEEELGDVLFVMICMANSLNIDLETAHNIVMNKFNTRDKDRWTRIDEGEKE encoded by the coding sequence ATGGAAGCAAAAACGATGAAAGATATGCAGAAAGAAGTAGATGCATATATTGGTCAGTTTAAAGAAGGTTATTTCAGTCCGCTTGCAATGATGGCTCGTTTAACGGAAGAAATGGGAGAGCTTGCAAGAGAGGTAAATCATTATTATGGTGAGAAACCGAAGAAAACAACTGAAAAAGAAAGAAGTATTGAAGAAGAGCTTGGAGATGTATTATTTGTTATGATTTGTATGGCAAATAGTTTAAATATTGATTTAGAGACAGCACATAACATTGTAATGAATAAATTTAATACACGTGATAAAGATCGCTGGACACGTATTGATGAGGGAGAGAAAGAATAA
- the dapB gene encoding dihydrodipicolinate reductase, with the protein MKEIKVIIAGPRGRMGHEAVLLMERTEHFNLVAAVDYKHGGEKISDLPGMPALHAPIYADLHTCLDEVEADVLLDLTTPEVGKQHVTLAVERGLRSVIGTTGFTEEELARLTENAKEKAVGTIIAPNFAIGAVLMMKFSQMAAKYFQDVEVIELHHDQKLDAPSGTAVKTVELIRQNRESKQQGHPNEVEQLAGARGANVDGIHIHSVRLPGLIAHQEVMFGGDGQMLTVRHDSFNRASFMSGVKLSIETVMNLDHLVYGLENIID; encoded by the coding sequence ATGAAAGAAATTAAAGTAATTATCGCCGGACCAAGAGGACGTATGGGTCATGAAGCAGTTCTTCTTATGGAAAGAACGGAACATTTTAATTTAGTAGCAGCAGTGGATTATAAGCATGGTGGTGAGAAGATTTCTGATTTACCTGGCATGCCAGCATTACATGCACCGATTTACGCTGATTTACATACTTGTTTAGATGAAGTAGAAGCAGATGTGTTGTTAGATTTAACAACACCAGAAGTGGGGAAACAACACGTTACACTTGCAGTTGAGCGTGGACTTCGTTCGGTTATTGGTACAACTGGATTTACAGAAGAAGAATTGGCACGTTTAACAGAGAATGCAAAAGAAAAAGCAGTAGGAACAATTATTGCTCCAAACTTTGCAATTGGTGCAGTTCTTATGATGAAATTCTCACAAATGGCAGCGAAATATTTCCAAGATGTTGAGGTAATTGAATTACATCATGATCAAAAATTAGACGCACCATCTGGTACAGCTGTAAAAACGGTAGAGTTAATTCGTCAAAATCGTGAATCAAAGCAGCAAGGTCATCCAAATGAAGTAGAGCAACTAGCAGGTGCACGTGGTGCAAATGTAGACGGTATTCACATTCATAGTGTACGTTTGCCAGGGCTTATTGCACACCAAGAAGTAATGTTCGGTGGAGATGGACAAATGTTAACAGTTCGTCATGATTCATTCAATCGTGCATCATTTATGTCAGGTGTAAAACTATCAATTGAGACAGTAATGAACCTTGATCATCTTGTGTACGGTTTAGAAAATATTATCGACTAA
- the panB gene encoding 3-methyl-2-oxobutanoate hydroxymethyltransferase has product MKTKTDFLKMKEQGEPITMLTAYDYPSAKLAEEAEVDMILVGDSLGMVVLGYDSTVPVTVEDMIHHTKAVRRGAKETFIVTDMPFMSYHVSLQETMVNARRIVQESGAHALKVEGAGEVISTIQYLTNAGIPVVAHLGLTPQSVGVLGGYKVQGKDAESAKKLIEDAKKCEEAGAIALVLECVPMQLAELISEQLTIPTIGIGAGQKVDGQVLVYHDLISYGVNRVPKFVKQYTSVQEEIVRGISQYVTEVKTRKFPEEKHSFTMKEEECLALYGGKQ; this is encoded by the coding sequence TTGAAAACAAAAACAGATTTTTTGAAGATGAAAGAGCAAGGTGAGCCGATTACAATGCTAACGGCGTATGATTATCCATCTGCTAAATTAGCAGAAGAAGCTGAAGTTGATATGATTCTAGTTGGAGATTCTCTTGGAATGGTTGTACTCGGATACGATTCAACAGTACCTGTAACAGTAGAGGATATGATTCATCATACGAAAGCTGTACGCCGTGGAGCGAAAGAGACGTTTATTGTAACTGATATGCCATTTATGTCGTATCACGTATCATTACAAGAAACGATGGTGAATGCACGCCGCATCGTTCAAGAGAGCGGGGCACACGCACTGAAGGTAGAAGGTGCTGGAGAAGTTATATCGACGATTCAATATTTGACGAACGCAGGAATTCCTGTTGTAGCGCATTTAGGTTTAACCCCTCAATCTGTAGGAGTGTTGGGTGGATATAAAGTGCAAGGAAAAGATGCGGAGAGTGCAAAAAAATTAATAGAAGATGCAAAGAAATGTGAAGAAGCTGGTGCAATAGCGCTTGTGTTAGAATGTGTACCAATGCAGCTAGCAGAACTTATTTCAGAGCAACTAACAATACCGACAATTGGGATTGGTGCAGGACAAAAAGTAGATGGGCAAGTGCTTGTTTATCATGATCTTATCTCATACGGCGTAAATCGTGTTCCGAAATTTGTGAAGCAATATACGTCTGTTCAAGAGGAGATTGTACGCGGGATTTCACAATATGTTACTGAAGTAAAGACAAGGAAATTTCCTGAAGAAAAACATTCGTTCACAATGAAAGAGGAAGAATGCTTAGCGTTATACGGAGGAAAACAATAA
- a CDS encoding YitT family protein, giving the protein MTSKLKMRNIVFILIGSAIFSFGIVNINIENHLAEGGFTGITLLLYFLFKFDPSYSNLILNIPIFFIGWKLLGRATFLYTLIGTFSVSLFLWIFQRYEVLNLHLNLQNDMTLAALFAGAFIGIGLGIIFKYGGTTGGVDIIARLAHKYVGWSMGKTMFMFDAVVIVVSILTYLSYREGMYTLVAVFIGAKVIDFMQEGAYAAKGATIISEKNDEIAAKILSEMERGATFLKAVGSYTKVERNVLYCVVAKNEIVKLKNIITSVDPHAFVAVSDVHDVVGEGFTLDENKNPLHN; this is encoded by the coding sequence ATGACATCAAAATTGAAGATGCGAAATATTGTTTTTATTTTAATTGGTTCCGCTATATTTTCTTTCGGTATTGTCAATATTAATATTGAAAACCACCTTGCAGAGGGTGGGTTTACTGGTATTACACTATTATTGTATTTTTTATTTAAGTTTGATCCTTCCTACTCAAACTTAATTTTAAATATCCCTATATTTTTTATTGGTTGGAAGTTACTTGGCAGAGCGACATTTTTATATACATTAATTGGCACCTTTAGCGTATCTTTATTTCTATGGATTTTCCAGCGTTACGAAGTACTCAACTTACATTTAAACTTGCAAAATGATATGACACTCGCAGCTTTATTCGCCGGGGCATTTATCGGTATCGGCCTTGGAATAATATTTAAATATGGCGGGACTACTGGCGGTGTAGATATTATCGCACGACTAGCTCACAAATATGTTGGCTGGAGTATGGGGAAAACAATGTTTATGTTTGATGCTGTCGTTATCGTCGTCTCTATTCTTACCTATTTATCATACCGCGAGGGCATGTATACGCTAGTTGCTGTTTTTATCGGTGCTAAAGTCATTGATTTTATGCAAGAAGGAGCTTATGCTGCCAAAGGAGCGACTATTATCTCAGAGAAAAACGATGAAATTGCTGCCAAAATTTTATCTGAAATGGAGCGCGGAGCAACCTTTTTAAAAGCTGTTGGATCGTATACAAAAGTGGAACGTAACGTATTGTATTGCGTTGTTGCTAAAAATGAAATCGTGAAATTAAAAAATATCATTACTTCTGTAGATCCTCATGCTTTTGTCGCTGTAAGTGATGTACATGATGTAGTTGGTGAAGGATTTACGTTAGATGAAAATAAAAACCCTTTACATAATTAA